In Frondihabitans sp. PAMC 28766, a genomic segment contains:
- a CDS encoding metallophosphoesterase yields MYVLTGWNHNASPLAGSTEMQPGTSESRVVVAGDWHGEIAWIQTVLPRIGRLAPDVRTVLHLGDFGFWTAGERRGKGYLGAIDYWAKRAGIDKILVTPGNHEQWPLLMKAFENQPGDIVQITERAWAMPRGYRFSLRGRAFMSFGGAASYDTEHRTHGVDWWPEELASQDETNRAASGPRVDVLLTHETITSPSPRVVEEMTKNRAWATEEAQERSALSRRRVTQVFDYHQPRLLLHGHMHTPDVMTLPDGRGVWSLGMDRQDRNIGILDLDTLTFDWLLE; encoded by the coding sequence GTGTACGTTTTGACCGGCTGGAACCACAATGCGAGCCCCTTGGCGGGCTCCACGGAGATGCAGCCGGGGACGAGCGAGTCTCGGGTCGTCGTCGCTGGTGACTGGCATGGGGAGATCGCATGGATCCAAACTGTCCTGCCGCGCATCGGACGTCTCGCCCCTGACGTGAGGACCGTCCTTCACCTCGGAGACTTCGGCTTCTGGACCGCAGGCGAACGTCGCGGCAAAGGGTACCTCGGGGCTATCGACTACTGGGCAAAAAGGGCCGGCATTGACAAGATCCTGGTCACCCCCGGAAACCACGAACAGTGGCCGCTTCTCATGAAGGCGTTCGAGAACCAACCCGGCGACATCGTGCAGATCACCGAACGAGCTTGGGCCATGCCGCGCGGTTACCGGTTCTCCCTTCGAGGACGCGCGTTTATGTCCTTCGGCGGCGCCGCCTCCTACGACACGGAACACCGCACGCACGGCGTCGACTGGTGGCCCGAGGAGCTCGCTTCGCAGGACGAAACGAATCGGGCCGCCTCAGGCCCAAGAGTGGACGTGCTTCTCACCCACGAGACCATCACTTCGCCCAGTCCTCGGGTGGTCGAGGAGATGACCAAGAACAGGGCATGGGCCACCGAGGAAGCCCAAGAACGCTCTGCGCTTTCACGTCGTCGAGTCACACAGGTTTTCGACTACCACCAGCCGCGCTTGTTGCTCCACGGGCACATGCACACCCCCGACGTGATGACGCTGCCTGATGGGCGCGGAGTGTGGTCCCTCGGGATGGACCGGCAAGACCGCAACATCGGCATCCTCGACCTCGACACGCTCACCTTCGATTGGCTCCTCGAATGA
- a CDS encoding HAD domain-containing protein, whose product MRITRPPMPPRRIQPATDTALFLDVDGVLCPVHSLETDPGWGPVTVIDDPGFGELAISLDMAAALMGAPVELMWCTDWQDIANMAFAPYLGQALPHLTRPWEAENRWWKLDAIHHYLDTHTQIRRFIWIDDHLDLPEEDGEPRSTHAAREFQQRGVPGFLIAPEKTVGLTKKDWDRATDWLRDP is encoded by the coding sequence ATGAGAATCACCAGACCCCCGATGCCGCCTCGACGGATTCAACCAGCCACGGACACGGCCCTGTTTCTCGACGTCGATGGCGTTTTGTGCCCCGTGCATAGCCTCGAGACCGATCCGGGCTGGGGACCCGTGACGGTCATCGACGACCCTGGCTTCGGAGAGCTTGCCATCTCCTTGGACATGGCCGCCGCCCTGATGGGCGCCCCAGTGGAACTCATGTGGTGCACCGACTGGCAAGACATTGCCAACATGGCGTTCGCGCCCTATCTCGGACAAGCCTTGCCTCACCTCACCCGTCCGTGGGAAGCCGAGAACAGGTGGTGGAAACTAGACGCGATCCACCACTACCTCGACACCCACACCCAAATCCGTCGTTTCATCTGGATCGACGATCACCTCGATCTCCCCGAGGAAGATGGTGAACCCCGCTCGACACACGCCGCCCGCGAATTCCAACAGAGGGGTGTGCCGGGCTTTCTCATCGCGCCCGAGAAAACAGTCGGCTTGACCAAAAAGGATTGGGATCGGGCGACGGACTGGCTCCGTGACCCCTGA